A single Corynebacterium stationis DNA region contains:
- a CDS encoding YceI family protein, with protein sequence MSNFTGSYTLDPTHTIIGFVARHAMVTKVRGKFNEWDATIEIADTPADSNIEVVVKTASVDTGNADRDGHVRADDFFNSEEFPDMIFKATDFNIDENGNGTLTGDLTIRETTKSVTLDVETEGIAEDPFGNTRVGFEASTKIDRTEFGLSFNAPLNTGGVLVSEKVTIEIEGSAIKNA encoded by the coding sequence ATGTCTAACTTCACCGGTTCTTACACCTTGGACCCAACCCACACCATCATCGGTTTCGTAGCTCGCCACGCAATGGTTACCAAGGTTCGCGGCAAGTTCAACGAGTGGGATGCCACCATTGAAATCGCTGACACCCCAGCAGATTCCAACATCGAGGTTGTAGTTAAGACCGCTTCCGTGGACACCGGCAACGCTGACCGTGACGGCCACGTTCGCGCTGATGATTTCTTCAACTCCGAAGAATTCCCAGACATGATCTTCAAGGCAACCGACTTCAACATCGATGAGAACGGCAACGGCACCCTGACCGGCGACCTGACCATCCGTGAAACCACCAAGTCTGTCACCCTGGATGTAGAGACCGAGGGTATTGCTGAGGACCCATTCGGCAACACCCGCGTGGGCTTCGAGGCTTCCACCAAGATTGACCGCACCGAGTTCGGCCTGAGCTTTAACGCTCCACTGAACACCGGCGGTGTCCTGGTTTCTGAAAAGGTCACCATCGAGATCGAGGGT